One window from the genome of Streptococcus halotolerans encodes:
- a CDS encoding M24 family metallopeptidase, translated as MDSRIVRFEEKLAQSNLDGFLVTGQKNIYYLTGFWGTESTVFITRNRRIFMTDARYTLIAKEVVEGFDIIETRTALAEVSNIIKADQLARVGFDSQVSYAFYGQLTSLSPQTQWLPQTDFVETLRVVKDKSEIDTIRQACQISDKAFVDVLDFIKPGQTTELQVANFLDFRMRHYGASGVSFETITASGYRSAMPHGVASDKVIQSGESLTLDFGCYYKHYVSDMTRTIHIGHVTDEEREIYDVVLRANQTLIDQAKAGMTYKDFDAIPRQVIENAGYGEFFTHGIGHGIGLDIHENPFFRGSEDKLEAGMVVTDEPGIYLPNKYGLRIEDDLVITKNGCEVLTQAPKELIVLK; from the coding sequence ATGGATTCTAGGATTGTTCGTTTTGAAGAAAAATTAGCGCAATCAAATTTGGATGGTTTTTTAGTGACAGGGCAAAAGAATATCTACTATCTGACTGGTTTTTGGGGAACGGAGAGTACCGTTTTCATCACTCGCAATCGTCGCATCTTTATGACAGATGCTCGCTATACATTGATTGCCAAGGAAGTGGTTGAAGGATTTGACATCATTGAGACACGTACAGCTTTGGCTGAAGTTTCTAACATAATCAAGGCTGATCAGCTTGCCAGAGTCGGTTTTGATAGTCAAGTTTCTTATGCTTTTTATGGCCAATTGACAAGCTTATCGCCTCAGACACAGTGGCTGCCTCAGACAGACTTTGTAGAAACCTTGCGCGTGGTAAAAGACAAATCAGAGATTGACACTATCCGTCAGGCCTGTCAAATTTCTGATAAGGCTTTTGTAGATGTGCTGGATTTTATCAAACCTGGTCAAACGACAGAGTTGCAAGTGGCCAATTTCCTTGATTTTCGTATGCGTCACTACGGTGCTTCGGGAGTATCTTTTGAGACTATCACTGCTTCGGGTTATCGCTCTGCCATGCCTCACGGTGTTGCCAGTGACAAGGTCATTCAGTCAGGAGAATCGTTAACCTTGGACTTCGGTTGTTACTACAAGCATTACGTCAGTGATATGACGCGGACCATTCATATCGGGCACGTGACGGATGAAGAACGTGAGATTTACGATGTTGTCCTAAGAGCTAATCAGACCTTGATTGACCAAGCAAAAGCAGGGATGACTTATAAAGACTTTGATGCCATTCCTCGTCAGGTTATAGAGAATGCGGGTTATGGAGAATTCTTCACACACGGTATCGGTCATGGTATTGGTTTGGATATTCATGAAAATCCATTTTTCCGTGGTAGTGAGGATAAGCTGGAGGCTGGTATGGTAGTGACGGATGAACCAGGTATCTATTTGCCAAATAAATACGGACTCCGTATTGAAGATGACTTAGTTATTACAAAAAATGGGTGCGAAGTATTGACCCAAGCCCCTAAAGAATTGATCGTATTAAAATAG
- a CDS encoding deoxycytidylate deaminase — MERLSWQDYFMANAELISKRSTCDRAFVGAVLVKNNRIIATGYNGGVSATDNCNEVGHYMEDGHCIRTVHAEMNALIQCAKEGISTDGTEIYVTHFPCLNCTKALLQAGIKKITYKANYRPHRFAIELLEKKGVAYIQHDVPAMTLGTKE; from the coding sequence ATGGAGAGATTATCCTGGCAGGATTATTTCATGGCCAACGCTGAGTTGATTTCTAAGCGTTCCACTTGTGATAGGGCTTTTGTAGGTGCTGTTTTAGTGAAAAATAATCGCATTATTGCGACTGGTTATAATGGTGGTGTTTCAGCAACGGATAACTGTAATGAAGTCGGACACTATATGGAAGATGGGCATTGTATTCGAACCGTCCATGCAGAGATGAATGCTCTGATCCAGTGTGCTAAAGAAGGGATCTCAACAGATGGCACTGAGATCTATGTAACGCATTTTCCCTGCTTAAACTGCACCAAAGCCCTTCTACAAGCAGGAATAAAAAAGATCACTTACAAAGCTAACTACCGACCACATCGTTTTGCGATTGAACTTTTGGAGAAAAAGGGTGTTGCTTACATTCAACACGATGTACCTGCCATGACCCTAGGAACCAAAGAATAA
- the efp gene encoding elongation factor P: MIEASKLRAGMTFVASDGKLIKVLDASHHKPGKGNTIMRMKLRDVRSGSTFDTTYRPDEKFEQAIIETRPAQYLYKMDDTAFFMDTESYDQYEIPVANVENELLYILENEEVKIQFYGTEVIGVTVPTTVELTVVETQPSIKGATVTGSGKPATLETGLVVNVPDFIEVGQKLVVNTAEGTYVSRA, encoded by the coding sequence ATGATTGAAGCAAGTAAGCTTAGAGCAGGTATGACTTTCGTAGCATCTGATGGCAAATTGATTAAAGTCTTGGACGCCAGTCACCATAAACCTGGTAAAGGTAACACGATCATGCGTATGAAATTGCGTGACGTGCGTTCAGGATCAACCTTTGACACAACTTACCGTCCAGATGAAAAATTTGAGCAAGCCATCATTGAAACACGCCCTGCTCAATACCTTTACAAGATGGACGACACAGCCTTCTTTATGGATACTGAAAGCTATGACCAATATGAAATTCCGGTCGCAAACGTAGAAAATGAGTTGCTCTACATATTAGAAAATGAAGAAGTTAAGATCCAATTCTATGGAACAGAAGTTATCGGTGTGACGGTACCAACAACTGTTGAATTGACTGTCGTTGAGACACAACCTTCTATTAAAGGAGCAACGGTTACTGGTTCAGGTAAGCCAGCAACTCTTGAAACAGGTCTTGTGGTTAACGTTCCTGACTTCATTGAAGTTGGTCAAAAGCTTGTTGTTAACACTGCTGAAGGTACATACGTTTCACGTGCCTAA
- a CDS encoding Asp23/Gls24 family envelope stress response protein, with protein MITENIGEIVISPRVLEVITGIAATKVDGVHSLHNKKAADTLSKASLGRGVYLKNNENGDVVADIYVYLQYGVNVPTVSIAVQKAVKAAVYDMAEVTVAQVNVHVVGIVPEKTPKPDLNSLFSEDFLNEQD; from the coding sequence ATGATTACTGAAAATATTGGCGAAATTGTTATTTCGCCACGCGTATTGGAAGTTATTACAGGGATTGCTGCAACTAAAGTTGACGGTGTTCATTCATTGCACAACAAAAAAGCAGCAGATACGCTAAGTAAAGCGAGTCTTGGTCGTGGTGTTTACTTGAAGAATAACGAGAATGGTGACGTTGTTGCCGATATTTATGTCTATCTTCAATATGGTGTCAATGTGCCAACTGTTTCCATTGCTGTACAGAAAGCTGTTAAAGCAGCTGTTTATGATATGGCAGAAGTAACAGTTGCTCAAGTAAATGTTCATGTAGTTGGAATTGTCCCTGAAAAGACTCCAAAACCTGATTTGAACAGTCTTTTCAGCGAGGATTTTTTGAATGAGCAAGACTAG
- the nusB gene encoding transcription antitermination factor NusB — MSKTSIYTGSRRDLRERAFQALFSMEFGGEWLQASESAYLHDKTVEDEETVEVPAFLLNLVNGVESHKDELDALISEKLRKGWSIERLTLTDKTMLRLGLFEIKFFEETPERVALNEIIEIAKKYSDETSAKFINGLLSQFVVE, encoded by the coding sequence ATGAGCAAGACTAGTATTTATACTGGCTCAAGACGTGACCTCCGCGAACGTGCTTTTCAAGCCTTGTTTAGCATGGAATTTGGTGGCGAATGGTTACAAGCATCCGAATCAGCTTATCTTCATGATAAGACGGTTGAGGATGAGGAAACTGTTGAAGTTCCCGCTTTCTTATTGAATCTTGTTAATGGCGTTGAAAGCCATAAGGATGAATTAGATGCTTTAATTTCTGAAAAATTGCGTAAAGGTTGGTCTATCGAGCGTCTGACCTTGACGGATAAGACCATGCTTCGCCTTGGCTTGTTTGAGATTAAATTTTTTGAGGAAACACCTGAGCGTGTTGCCTTAAATGAAATTATCGAGATTGCTAAGAAGTATTCAGATGAAACATCAGCTAAGTTTATTAACGGTCTCTTGAGTCAATTTGTTGTTGAATAA
- a CDS encoding acyltransferase family protein yields the protein MRIQWFSFIRVLGLLFVLLYHFYKDILPGGFIGVDIFFTFSGYLITALLIDAVYEKKKIHLVDYLRRRFYRILPPLLFMILQVMPFALLIRRDFLASIGHQIKAALGFVTNIYEILLGSHYENQFSPHLFLHTWSLAIEFQYYLFWGIALWLLVKYLPKPESFRKGVLYLSAGLGLASALVMIVGSFMGVEDSVLYFSTFSHAFPLFVGSCFGALSGIKHVGILHDVIKNKVKPIQTLGLVLALTSLLLVLAKCLHFDSVFTYRFGFVLATGLTGFSIVLCRVLHDQFSGKTEPIVISFLANISYSVYLYHWPILQITKDLFSDHVAVLVTTLTSVVLSTISFYLLEPMLMGQIQSDRRQAILLRLAYGVALIYFMILGAYMVQIAKAAPVLGPFEQNMLEKNLQQFDIGMGTTKQLAVGGIKQPSSGQRAVSEQYDNVLVIGDSVALDSVHTMPEKLKSATVDVADSRRFDQAFDIYQNYIDSGNLPTYTVVAVGVNSPNNYQAHIQAFLAKLPKDHHLIFVTPYSQTEAVEEIKAIRDYELKLAEKDDRVSVADWYKIALEHTELWPGSDGTHFSHTVETSRLGAQLYLDAITAKLDDFKQRYDSAGTRMTDDLLFIGDSVAVHAGESVNARFQGAIIDSKSNRNLADAATIIKNYADNGALPKNIVVAVGVNEVTNSKEVLDDLVASLPDNRRLVLVTPYNGSYSNVKGSNVYDTRQNEMKLAKKYDFVAVADWKKTAEAHPEIWEGTDSVHFERTDGLLDYDLLAKASGYYTDTIMKALEKVQNQPAKGE from the coding sequence ATGAGAATACAATGGTTTTCGTTTATTAGGGTTCTAGGCTTACTTTTTGTCTTGTTATATCATTTTTATAAAGACATATTACCAGGTGGTTTTATAGGTGTAGATATCTTCTTTACCTTTTCTGGTTATTTGATCACAGCTCTTTTGATAGATGCGGTTTATGAGAAAAAGAAAATCCATTTGGTCGATTACTTGAGGCGTAGATTTTATCGTATTTTGCCACCCTTGCTCTTTATGATTTTGCAAGTTATGCCGTTTGCCTTATTGATTCGTAGGGATTTTCTGGCTTCAATTGGTCATCAAATCAAGGCGGCTCTTGGTTTTGTGACTAATATTTATGAAATACTTCTGGGCAGTCACTATGAAAATCAGTTTTCACCACATCTGTTTTTGCACACTTGGAGTTTAGCCATCGAGTTTCAATACTACCTCTTTTGGGGAATTGCTTTATGGCTCTTGGTCAAGTATCTTCCTAAGCCGGAGAGCTTTCGTAAGGGTGTGTTATACTTATCAGCTGGTTTGGGTCTTGCAAGTGCTTTGGTGATGATTGTTGGCAGTTTCATGGGTGTTGAGGATTCTGTTCTTTACTTTTCTACTTTCAGTCATGCCTTTCCTCTTTTTGTGGGCAGTTGCTTTGGTGCTTTATCAGGGATTAAGCACGTGGGCATCTTGCATGATGTTATCAAGAATAAGGTAAAACCAATTCAAACCTTAGGTCTAGTTTTAGCATTAACAAGCCTACTTTTGGTATTAGCCAAATGCCTGCATTTTGATAGTGTATTCACTTACCGATTCGGTTTTGTGTTAGCTACTGGTCTAACTGGCTTTAGTATTGTTTTGTGTCGCGTTTTGCATGATCAATTTTCTGGTAAAACAGAGCCTATTGTGATTTCATTTTTAGCTAATATCAGTTACAGCGTCTACCTCTATCATTGGCCTATTTTACAAATCACAAAAGATTTATTTTCTGATCACGTGGCTGTTCTAGTGACAACTTTGACTTCGGTTGTTTTATCAACGATCTCCTTTTATCTTTTAGAACCAATGCTTATGGGACAGATTCAAAGTGATAGGAGACAAGCTATTTTGCTGCGTTTAGCTTATGGGGTTGCCTTGATTTACTTTATGATTTTGGGTGCTTATATGGTGCAGATTGCCAAAGCTGCTCCAGTTTTGGGGCCTTTTGAGCAAAATATGCTTGAAAAGAATCTTCAGCAATTTGATATAGGGATGGGGACAACTAAGCAACTAGCTGTTGGTGGCATCAAACAACCATCTTCTGGACAGAGAGCTGTTAGTGAGCAATATGACAACGTCCTTGTGATTGGCGATTCTGTTGCCCTTGATTCTGTCCATACCATGCCAGAAAAACTGAAATCGGCAACTGTTGATGTGGCAGACAGTAGGCGTTTTGATCAAGCCTTTGACATTTATCAAAATTATATTGATTCTGGCAATTTACCAACCTATACAGTCGTTGCCGTAGGTGTTAATTCACCCAATAACTACCAAGCGCACATCCAAGCCTTCCTAGCTAAATTACCAAAAGATCATCATTTGATCTTTGTAACGCCTTATAGTCAAACAGAAGCGGTAGAAGAGATTAAGGCTATCCGTGATTACGAACTGAAGTTGGCCGAAAAAGATGATAGGGTATCCGTAGCGGATTGGTACAAGATAGCATTAGAACACACCGAGTTATGGCCAGGCTCTGATGGCACTCATTTCTCTCATACTGTTGAGACGAGTCGTTTGGGTGCACAGTTGTACCTAGATGCTATTACGGCTAAATTAGATGACTTCAAACAACGTTATGATTCTGCTGGAACAAGGATGACTGATGATCTTCTATTTATCGGAGATTCTGTTGCAGTCCATGCTGGAGAAAGTGTCAATGCTCGTTTCCAAGGAGCCATTATCGACTCTAAAAGTAATAGAAATTTGGCTGATGCCGCTACTATCATCAAGAACTATGCTGATAATGGAGCGCTGCCCAAAAATATTGTTGTAGCCGTTGGAGTGAACGAAGTGACCAATAGCAAGGAAGTTTTGGATGACCTAGTTGCTAGTTTACCTGATAATCGTCGATTGGTCCTTGTGACGCCTTATAATGGGTCATACAGTAATGTTAAAGGATCAAACGTTTATGATACTAGACAAAATGAAATGAAACTTGCTAAAAAATATGATTTTGTCGCAGTAGCGGATTGGAAAAAGACAGCAGAAGCTCATCCTGAAATCTGGGAAGGAACTGATTCGGTTCACTTTGAACGAACGGATGGTCTGCTGGATTATGATTTATTAGCTAAGGCATCTGGCTATTACACAGATACCATCATGAAAGCTCTTGAGAAGGTTCAAAACCAACCTGCAAAAGGAGAGTGA